The following are encoded in a window of Shewanella psychrotolerans genomic DNA:
- the rplM gene encoding 50S ribosomal protein L13 translates to MKTTFTATPETVTRDWYVVDAEGKTLGRIATEIAARLRGKHKPEYTPHVDTGDYIIVINAEKVTVTGNKAKGKVYYSHSGFIGGIKQITFEKLQDHKPEMIIEKAVKGMLPKGPLGRAMFRKLKVYAGTEHNHAAQQPQVLDI, encoded by the coding sequence ATGAAGACTACTTTTACTGCTACACCAGAAACCGTTACTCGCGACTGGTATGTTGTTGATGCTGAAGGTAAAACTTTGGGTCGTATCGCTACTGAGATTGCTGCTCGCCTACGTGGTAAGCACAAGCCTGAGTATACTCCTCATGTAGATACTGGCGATTACATCATCGTTATCAACGCTGAGAAAGTTACTGTTACTGGTAATAAAGCGAAAGGCAAAGTGTACTACTCGCACTCTGGTTTCATTGGTGGCATCAAGCAGATCACCTTTGAAAAGCTGCAAGATCATAAGCCTGAAATGATCATCGAGAAAGCAGTTAAGGGTATGTTACCTAAAGGTCCTTTAGGACGTGCCATGTTCCGTAAACTTAAAGTTTACGCTGGTACAGAACATAACCACGCTGCACAACAACCTCAAGTTCTTGATATCTAA
- the zapE gene encoding cell division protein ZapE yields the protein MPHLTPWEHYQQDLQRAEFSHDLAQEQAVKSLQRVYDELVAAQQPVSGISKLFGFLRKTNSQVKGLYLWGGVGRGKTYLMDTFFDALPGDKKLRAHFHRFMHQIHLDLDGLKGQRDPLLVIAKRMAEQYQVICFDEFFVSDITDAMLLGTLFEALFAEGVVLVATSNIIPDELYRNGLQRARFLPAIAAINKHCEILNVDSGIDYRLRTLEQAEIYHFPLDTQADANLISYFDQLAPESEVSDAPVDIDGREIAIRKQAQGVLLINFRELCDGPRSQRDYMEMACIYHTVLLSNVEQMGSQTTGDDIARRFLAMVDEFYERNVKLIISAEVALEQIYTEGLLSFEFRRCRSRLTEMQSHEYLALEHLP from the coding sequence GTGCCGCATCTCACCCCTTGGGAACATTACCAGCAAGATTTACAGCGAGCCGAGTTCTCTCATGATCTCGCACAAGAACAAGCGGTCAAATCACTGCAGCGTGTCTATGACGAATTAGTTGCCGCTCAGCAACCTGTTTCGGGGATTTCTAAGCTGTTTGGTTTTTTGAGAAAAACAAACTCGCAGGTAAAAGGGCTTTATTTGTGGGGCGGCGTAGGACGTGGCAAGACCTATTTGATGGATACCTTTTTCGATGCGTTGCCTGGTGATAAAAAGCTGAGAGCCCACTTTCATCGATTTATGCATCAAATTCACCTAGATTTAGATGGCTTGAAAGGTCAGCGTGATCCGCTATTAGTGATTGCCAAAAGAATGGCTGAGCAATATCAAGTTATCTGTTTCGATGAGTTTTTTGTCTCAGATATTACCGATGCCATGTTGTTAGGCACGCTGTTTGAGGCGCTATTTGCTGAAGGGGTTGTCTTGGTGGCCACCTCTAATATCATTCCTGATGAGTTGTATCGCAATGGCTTGCAACGGGCGCGTTTTCTTCCCGCAATTGCCGCCATTAATAAGCATTGTGAAATCCTCAATGTCGATAGTGGTATCGACTATCGTCTGCGTACACTTGAGCAGGCTGAAATCTACCATTTCCCATTAGATACGCAGGCAGATGCAAACTTGATTAGCTATTTTGATCAATTGGCGCCCGAATCTGAAGTATCAGATGCGCCAGTTGATATTGATGGTCGTGAAATTGCTATACGTAAACAGGCTCAGGGCGTGTTATTGATCAATTTCAGAGAACTATGTGATGGTCCGCGCAGTCAGCGAGACTATATGGAGATGGCCTGCATCTACCATACGGTGCTGTTAAGTAATGTTGAGCAGATGGGCAGCCAAACGACGGGGGATGATATCGCGCGTCGGTTCTTGGCAATGGTGGATGAGTTTTATGAGCGTAACGTCAAGCTGATTATTTCTGCTGAGGTGGCACTCGAACAGATCTATACCGAAGGTTTATTGTCGTTTGAATTTAGACGCTGTCGCTCACGACTCACTGAAATGCAGTCTCATGAATATCTCGCGCTAGAGCACTTGCCTTAA
- the degQ gene encoding Do family serine endopeptidase DegQ translates to MKTKLSLISAAVLSATLLVMPSVSQAAIPLAVGSQQVPSLAPMLEKTTPAVVAVAVSGTHVSKQRVPDAFRYFFGPNAPREQVQERPFKGLGSGVIIDADEGYIVTNNHVINGADEILIGLSDGREIEAKLIGADAESDIALLQIKAKNLTALKRADSDELRVGDFTVAIGNPFGLGQTVTSGIVSAMGRSGLGIEMLENFIQTDAAINSGNSGGALVNLNGELIGINTAIVAPGGGNVGIGFAIPANMVNNLVDQIIEHGEVRRGVLGVSGRDLDKELAEGFGLDTQHGGFVNEVMSDSAADKAGIKAGDIIVSVNDRPIKSFQELRAKVATMGAGAKVKLGLIRDGDEKTVTAVLGEASQSTETAAGAIHQMLDGATLENAKKGVEITEVAKGSAAAASGLLKGDLIVGVNRTRIDDLKELKAELNDTHGAVALKLQRDGNNLYLVLR, encoded by the coding sequence ATGAAAACAAAACTATCACTAATTTCAGCAGCAGTATTAAGTGCCACTCTTCTGGTGATGCCAAGTGTATCACAGGCCGCGATTCCATTAGCCGTTGGTAGCCAACAAGTTCCGAGTCTCGCCCCGATGCTTGAGAAAACGACTCCCGCCGTCGTTGCAGTCGCAGTTTCTGGAACCCATGTGTCTAAACAGAGAGTTCCTGATGCATTTCGTTATTTCTTTGGCCCCAATGCACCAAGAGAACAGGTACAAGAACGCCCGTTTAAAGGGTTGGGTTCGGGGGTGATCATCGATGCTGACGAGGGTTATATCGTCACCAACAACCATGTTATTAATGGCGCTGATGAAATTCTCATCGGCTTATCTGACGGTCGTGAGATTGAAGCAAAATTAATTGGTGCCGATGCCGAATCAGATATCGCCCTGCTGCAAATAAAAGCTAAAAACTTAACCGCACTAAAACGTGCTGATTCTGACGAGCTGCGTGTGGGTGACTTTACGGTGGCAATTGGTAATCCATTTGGTCTTGGACAAACTGTGACCTCTGGTATTGTCAGTGCCATGGGCAGAAGTGGACTAGGAATCGAGATGCTAGAGAACTTTATTCAAACCGACGCTGCGATAAACAGCGGTAACTCGGGTGGTGCTTTGGTTAATCTAAATGGCGAGTTAATTGGTATCAATACCGCGATTGTCGCGCCGGGAGGTGGGAACGTAGGTATCGGTTTCGCCATTCCTGCAAACATGGTCAACAATTTAGTCGACCAAATTATCGAACACGGTGAAGTTCGCCGCGGGGTACTAGGTGTCAGCGGCCGCGATCTAGATAAAGAGTTGGCCGAAGGGTTTGGCCTTGACACACAGCACGGTGGATTCGTAAATGAAGTGATGTCAGACAGCGCTGCCGATAAAGCAGGTATCAAAGCGGGTGACATCATTGTCAGCGTTAACGATCGCCCCATTAAGTCATTCCAAGAACTCCGCGCTAAAGTGGCGACGATGGGAGCTGGAGCAAAAGTAAAACTTGGATTAATTCGTGATGGTGATGAAAAAACGGTGACCGCAGTTTTAGGCGAAGCGAGTCAATCGACCGAGACAGCAGCTGGCGCGATCCATCAAATGCTTGATGGTGCAACTCTTGAAAATGCGAAAAAAGGGGTGGAGATCACCGAAGTAGCGAAAGGGTCTGCGGCTGCGGCTAGTGGATTGTTAAAAGGTGATCTCATCGTTGGGGTGAATCGTACTCGCATCGATGATCTTAAAGAGCTAAAAGCAGAACTTAACGACACCCATGGTGCAGTTGCGCTTAAGCTGCAACGTGATGGAAACAACCTTTATCTAGTGTTGAGATAA
- the degS gene encoding outer membrane-stress sensor serine endopeptidase DegS produces MTLKDTVIYIGKAVLFGLIMAAVFLVITPLITGNKQQNGFFQSRGQNGIELSFSQAVRRAAPAVVNIYSLSINQSRPLNSGSLQGLGSGVIMSKEGYILTNYHVIKKADEIVVALQDGRKFTSEVVGSDPITDIAVLKIEGDTLPVVPINLDIPAQVGDVVLAIGNPYNLGQTITQGIISATGRNGLSSGYLDFLQTDAAINAGNSGGALIDTSGQLIGINTAAFQVGGEGGGHGINFAIPIKLAHSIMGKLIKDGRVIRGALGITGEPINPIMAQILNLPDLTGVLVTDIDHQGPAAQAKLRPRDVITKFNEETVPGVEMLMDRIAETPPGTQVNMTIIRDGKYYEVPVTIGENSGQ; encoded by the coding sequence ATGACTCTAAAAGACACGGTTATTTATATTGGCAAAGCAGTACTATTTGGCCTAATCATGGCCGCTGTTTTTCTAGTCATTACGCCACTTATTACAGGCAATAAGCAACAAAACGGCTTTTTTCAATCTCGTGGTCAAAACGGCATTGAACTGTCATTTTCGCAAGCGGTAAGGCGCGCCGCTCCAGCGGTGGTCAATATCTACAGCCTAAGCATAAATCAAAGCCGTCCTCTCAATTCAGGTTCGCTCCAAGGCTTAGGTTCTGGGGTAATAATGAGCAAGGAAGGTTACATTCTTACCAACTATCATGTGATTAAAAAGGCTGACGAAATCGTCGTCGCGTTGCAAGATGGTCGAAAGTTTACCTCCGAGGTTGTCGGATCAGATCCCATAACCGATATAGCCGTACTCAAGATCGAGGGGGATACCCTCCCAGTTGTCCCGATAAACCTAGACATTCCTGCTCAAGTAGGTGATGTCGTGCTAGCGATTGGTAATCCTTATAATTTAGGGCAAACCATCACTCAGGGGATTATCAGTGCCACGGGGCGAAATGGCCTTAGTTCTGGTTATCTTGATTTCTTGCAAACCGATGCAGCGATTAACGCTGGTAACTCTGGCGGCGCACTTATAGACACCAGCGGTCAACTTATCGGCATCAATACTGCAGCCTTCCAAGTCGGTGGCGAGGGTGGTGGTCATGGCATTAACTTCGCTATCCCCATTAAACTCGCTCACAGCATTATGGGTAAACTGATCAAAGATGGTCGAGTAATTCGTGGGGCATTAGGTATTACAGGTGAACCGATTAATCCAATCATGGCGCAAATCCTCAACCTTCCTGATTTAACTGGCGTATTGGTCACAGATATTGACCATCAGGGTCCTGCGGCCCAAGCCAAATTAAGACCACGCGATGTGATCACCAAGTTTAATGAAGAAACGGTTCCTGGCGTTGAAATGCTAATGGATAGGATTGCCGAAACACCACCAGGTACTCAGGTAAACATGACCATTATTCGAGACGGTAAATATTATGAAGTCCCTGTTACTATAGGTGAAAACTCAGGCCAATAA
- the murA gene encoding UDP-N-acetylglucosamine 1-carboxyvinyltransferase, with protein MDKLKIQASGALAGEVVISGAKNAALPILMAGVLADSDFVVSNVPNLRDVNTSCELLRCLGADVERADNGEITISTTHLNQFCAPYELVKTMRASILILGPLLARFGTADVSLPGGCAIGARPVNLHLHGLEQMGAKIEVKEGYIKARVDGRLKGAHIFMDMISVGATENLIMAAALADGETVIENAAREPEVIDLANCLIAMGANITGAGTDTIRIQGVEKLSGCHYRVMPDRIETGSFLVAAAVTRGKIRCTAADPKTLESVLAKLEDAGATITTGEDWIELDMQNKRPTAVNIKTMPYPGFPTDMQAQFCVLNALAEGTATITETIFENRFMHVPELIRMGANMELEGNTCIIQGIEKLNGAQVMATDLRASASLVIAGLVADGVTTVDRIYHLDRGYEHIENKFKGLGGEVVRVS; from the coding sequence GTGGATAAACTAAAAATTCAGGCTAGTGGTGCACTTGCCGGTGAAGTGGTTATTTCAGGGGCAAAAAATGCCGCCCTTCCTATCCTTATGGCAGGCGTTTTAGCCGATTCAGATTTTGTGGTCAGTAATGTTCCTAATCTTAGAGACGTGAATACCAGCTGTGAGTTGTTACGCTGCTTAGGTGCCGATGTTGAACGTGCTGATAATGGCGAAATTACCATCTCAACCACACACCTTAATCAGTTTTGTGCGCCCTATGAGTTAGTGAAAACCATGCGTGCTTCTATCCTGATCCTAGGCCCCTTGCTTGCTCGCTTTGGTACTGCCGATGTGTCATTGCCTGGTGGCTGCGCTATTGGTGCTCGTCCGGTCAACTTGCATCTACATGGTTTAGAGCAGATGGGCGCTAAAATCGAGGTCAAAGAGGGGTATATTAAAGCCCGTGTCGATGGGCGCTTGAAAGGTGCGCATATCTTTATGGATATGATCAGCGTTGGCGCAACCGAAAACCTGATTATGGCCGCCGCGCTTGCCGACGGTGAAACGGTAATTGAAAACGCAGCGCGTGAACCTGAGGTGATCGATTTGGCTAATTGCTTGATCGCCATGGGGGCAAACATCACTGGCGCAGGTACAGATACTATTCGTATTCAAGGTGTGGAAAAGTTAAGCGGTTGTCATTATCGCGTTATGCCTGACCGTATTGAAACTGGTAGTTTTCTTGTGGCTGCTGCGGTCACTCGCGGTAAAATTCGCTGCACCGCTGCCGATCCTAAGACGCTCGAATCTGTGCTGGCCAAGTTGGAAGATGCTGGCGCAACCATCACCACGGGTGAAGATTGGATTGAGCTCGATATGCAAAATAAGCGCCCCACTGCAGTTAATATTAAGACCATGCCTTATCCTGGTTTTCCAACGGACATGCAGGCGCAGTTTTGTGTGCTTAACGCCCTAGCCGAAGGCACGGCGACCATTACCGAGACCATCTTTGAGAATCGCTTTATGCATGTGCCTGAGTTGATCCGTATGGGGGCTAACATGGAGCTTGAAGGCAATACTTGTATTATTCAGGGGATTGAGAAGCTTAATGGTGCTCAGGTAATGGCAACCGATCTGCGTGCTTCGGCGAGTTTGGTTATTGCAGGCCTTGTGGCCGATGGTGTGACTACCGTTGACCGTATCTATCATCTCGATAGAGGCTATGAGCATATCGAAAATAAGTTCAAAGGTCTTGGTGGCGAAGTGGTTAGAGTTAGCTAA
- a CDS encoding BolA family protein: MECKEIEQLLSEALSLEEVHVSQDGTHYKIVAVGECFDGVSRVKQQQMIYAPLMEQVTSGTLHAITINAFTPTQWKREKIFNMPG, encoded by the coding sequence ATGGAATGTAAAGAGATTGAACAGCTTCTAAGTGAAGCGCTTTCCCTAGAAGAGGTTCATGTGAGCCAAGATGGCACACATTATAAAATCGTAGCGGTAGGTGAGTGTTTTGATGGCGTTAGCCGGGTTAAACAACAACAGATGATTTATGCTCCATTGATGGAACAAGTCACCAGTGGTACGTTGCATGCCATTACAATCAATGCATTTACTCCTACGCAGTGGAAGCGTGAAAAAATCTTCAACATGCCAGGTTAG
- a CDS encoding STAS domain-containing protein: MLEFRDEGSTCFVSGELSQAEVIRIWPMVDKLVAQQVECVDLSGINYSDTAGVAMLLHIVALQHKAGGALMLCRAPLQLQKLIDLYDLQDFFVEEAN; encoded by the coding sequence ATGCTTGAATTTAGGGACGAAGGAAGCACTTGCTTTGTCAGCGGTGAGTTATCACAAGCAGAAGTGATACGAATTTGGCCTATGGTCGATAAGTTAGTGGCTCAACAAGTTGAATGTGTAGACTTGTCAGGCATTAACTACAGTGACACCGCAGGCGTCGCGATGTTATTGCATATTGTTGCACTGCAACATAAGGCTGGTGGTGCTTTGATGTTATGTCGAGCGCCACTGCAGTTGCAAAAGTTAATTGATTTATATGATTTACAAGACTTCTTCGTCGAAGAAGCCAATTAA
- a CDS encoding MlaC/ttg2D family ABC transporter substrate-binding protein, protein MMKQLWKVMLSCVAMVVSVTAFAQEIEVNTKDPYAMVESVANKTFARFHQDIDTIKANPDHLKVIVSDELMPYIDYKYASYKVMGTYLRQSTAEQRERFSEAFKSYLVATYAQAFTEYTNQKVEFEPAKNFADEKMVDVNVQIIEQGRPPIKLQFRVRRLKDDTWKAFDLVAEGVSLLSSKSAEISNLIRQNGIDSVIEDLENHTSSHISLGKKDTKL, encoded by the coding sequence ATTATGAAACAGTTATGGAAAGTAATGCTGTCTTGTGTGGCAATGGTTGTGAGTGTCACTGCATTTGCGCAAGAGATCGAAGTTAATACAAAAGATCCCTATGCGATGGTTGAATCTGTCGCGAATAAGACATTTGCCCGTTTTCATCAGGATATTGACACAATTAAGGCTAATCCTGACCACCTTAAGGTGATAGTCTCTGACGAGTTGATGCCTTATATCGACTATAAATATGCGTCCTATAAAGTAATGGGGACCTATTTAAGACAAAGTACAGCCGAGCAGCGTGAGCGTTTTTCAGAGGCGTTTAAAAGCTATTTGGTTGCTACTTATGCACAGGCATTTACTGAATATACCAATCAGAAAGTAGAGTTTGAACCGGCGAAGAATTTTGCCGATGAGAAGATGGTCGATGTGAATGTACAGATCATCGAGCAGGGACGTCCACCAATTAAGTTGCAATTTAGAGTTCGTCGCTTAAAAGATGACACATGGAAGGCGTTTGATCTGGTTGCTGAAGGCGTGAGTTTACTTTCGTCCAAGAGTGCTGAGATCTCTAATTTAATACGTCAAAACGGAATAGACTCTGTGATTGAAGATTTAGAAAATCACACTAGCAGTCATATTAGTTTAGGTAAAAAGGATACCAAGCTGTAA
- the mlaD gene encoding outer membrane lipid asymmetry maintenance protein MlaD gives MLTRKIELLVGLFILSGLMAFLVLVFNVANVEVKPGQSHYTLYAKFTNIGGLKVRSPVKVGGVVVGRVTNISLDPQELVAVVELAMDKQYDQFPETSSLSILTSGLLGEQFLGLTPGFIMDDIGMLKDGDKIEDTHSALVLEDLIGQFLYSVKSKDN, from the coding sequence ATGTTGACTCGAAAAATTGAACTATTAGTTGGCTTGTTTATTCTGTCTGGTTTGATGGCATTTTTAGTTTTAGTGTTTAATGTGGCCAATGTCGAAGTGAAGCCAGGCCAGAGCCATTACACCTTGTATGCTAAGTTCACCAATATTGGTGGGCTTAAGGTTCGCTCTCCGGTAAAAGTTGGTGGCGTGGTGGTTGGTCGAGTAACGAATATTAGTCTCGACCCTCAAGAGTTGGTTGCGGTTGTCGAGTTGGCAATGGATAAACAGTATGATCAATTTCCAGAAACCAGTAGCTTGTCTATCCTGACTTCAGGTTTGTTGGGCGAGCAATTTTTAGGGCTAACCCCAGGCTTTATTATGGATGATATCGGCATGCTTAAAGATGGTGACAAGATTGAGGATACCCATTCAGCCCTAGTGCTAGAAGATTTGATTGGCCAATTTTTGTATAGCGTTAAGTCAAAAGATAATTAA
- the mlaE gene encoding lipid asymmetry maintenance ABC transporter permease subunit MlaE yields MSLTDHIANLGRSAIASVTGLGRAGLMLWGAIARLPKPSKGIPLLVKQLYVIGVQSMVIILVSGLFIGMVLALQGYNILVGFGTEDSLGPMVALSLLRELGPVVTALLFAGRAGSALTAEIGLMKSTEQLSSLEMMAIDPLRQIIAPRFWAGVISLPLLALMFTAVGIYGGHLVGVEWKGIDSGSFWSILQASVEWRQDIVNCLIKSVVFAVVVTWIALYRGYHVIPNPEGISRATTQTVVQSSLAVLALDFLLTAMMFGR; encoded by the coding sequence GTGAGCTTGACTGATCACATTGCAAATTTAGGCCGTAGTGCCATAGCCAGCGTTACGGGCCTTGGCCGGGCAGGGTTAATGTTATGGGGGGCAATTGCCAGACTGCCCAAGCCAAGTAAAGGCATTCCGTTGCTGGTTAAACAGCTCTATGTTATCGGTGTGCAATCTATGGTGATCATTTTGGTCTCCGGATTGTTTATTGGTATGGTGCTGGCGCTACAAGGCTATAATATTTTGGTTGGATTTGGCACCGAAGATAGTTTAGGCCCTATGGTTGCCTTGAGCTTACTTCGTGAGCTAGGACCTGTCGTCACCGCGCTGCTGTTTGCTGGGCGGGCAGGCTCCGCACTTACCGCTGAAATAGGCTTAATGAAAAGCACCGAGCAGCTGTCGAGCCTAGAGATGATGGCGATCGATCCACTCAGGCAGATCATTGCCCCACGCTTTTGGGCTGGGGTCATAAGTTTACCTTTACTGGCCTTGATGTTTACCGCTGTGGGTATTTATGGCGGTCATTTGGTTGGTGTCGAATGGAAAGGGATCGATAGCGGAAGTTTTTGGTCAATATTGCAAGCTTCGGTTGAATGGCGACAAGATATTGTTAACTGTTTGATTAAAAGCGTGGTGTTTGCCGTAGTGGTAACTTGGATTGCACTTTATCGTGGTTATCATGTGATCCCCAACCCTGAAGGTATTAGTCGTGCGACGACACAAACGGTAGTGCAATCTAGTTTAGCTGTGCTGGCGTTAGATTTTCTGTTAACGGCGATGATGTTTGGCCGTTAA
- a CDS encoding ATP-binding cassette domain-containing protein, which produces MSNEQVNDKARPLVEITHLGFSRGSHVIYEDVSLSIPKGKVTAIMGPSGIGKTTLLKLIGGQLQPQHGSIKVDGIDVHKCNRGELFELRKRISMLFQSGALFTDMNVFDNVAFALREHSGLPEAIIKRIVLMKLEAVGLRGASKMMPSELSGGMQRRAALARAIALEPELILYDEPFAGQDPISMGVLVKLIRELSDALNLTSVVVSHDVQEVLGIADYVYVLADKLVIAHGTPEELRLADNPKLKQFIGGEPDGPVPFHFPAQDYQKEMLGELD; this is translated from the coding sequence AGACCGCTAGTCGAGATAACTCATCTCGGTTTTAGTCGTGGCTCCCATGTCATTTATGAGGATGTTAGCCTGTCTATTCCTAAAGGGAAGGTGACCGCTATCATGGGCCCCAGTGGTATAGGTAAAACCACATTGCTCAAGTTAATCGGTGGGCAATTACAGCCTCAGCACGGTAGCATAAAGGTCGATGGTATCGATGTGCATAAGTGCAATCGTGGCGAGCTGTTTGAACTGCGCAAGCGAATTAGCATGTTGTTCCAAAGTGGTGCCTTGTTTACCGACATGAATGTGTTCGATAACGTTGCCTTTGCATTGCGCGAGCACTCGGGACTTCCCGAAGCCATTATTAAGCGCATTGTGTTGATGAAGTTGGAAGCGGTTGGGCTGCGCGGTGCGTCGAAGATGATGCCTAGCGAGCTGTCTGGAGGTATGCAACGTCGTGCGGCCCTCGCTAGAGCCATCGCGTTGGAACCTGAATTAATTCTTTATGATGAGCCTTTTGCTGGCCAAGATCCTATTTCAATGGGTGTGCTAGTTAAACTTATTCGAGAGCTGAGTGACGCGCTGAATCTGACTTCCGTGGTGGTGTCCCATGACGTACAAGAAGTACTAGGCATTGCTGATTATGTCTACGTTTTGGCTGACAAGTTAGTTATCGCCCATGGTACGCCAGAAGAGTTAAGGCTAGCCGATAACCCGAAACTAAAGCAGTTCATTGGCGGAGAACCTGATGGGCCTGTGCCGTTTCATTTTCCTGCTCAAGATTACCAAAAGGAGATGTTAGGTGAGCTTGACTGA